In Triticum urartu cultivar G1812 chromosome 6, Tu2.1, whole genome shotgun sequence, the following proteins share a genomic window:
- the LOC125514395 gene encoding histone H4 has translation MSGRGKGGKGLGKGGAKRHRKVLRDNIQGITKPAIRRLARRGGVKRISGLIYEETRGVLKIFLENVIRDAVTYTEHARRKTVTAMDVVYALKRQGRTLYGFGG, from the coding sequence ATGTCCGGCCGCGGCAAGGGCGGGAAGGGGCTGGGCAAGGGCGGCGCCAAGCGCCACCGGAAGGTGCTGCGGGACAACATCCAGGGCATCACCAAGCCGGCCATCCGGCGGCTGGCGCGCAGGGGCGGCGTGAAGCGCATCTCAGGGCTCATCTACGAGGAGACCCGCGGCGTGCTCAAGATCTTCCTCGAGAACGTCATCCGCGACGCCGTCACCTACACGGAGCACGCCCGCCGCAAGACCGTCACCGCCATGGACGTCGTCTACGCGCTCAAGCGACAGGGCCGCACCCTCTACGGCTTCGGCGGCTAG